A stretch of the Paludisphaera rhizosphaerae genome encodes the following:
- a CDS encoding AraC family transcriptional regulator yields the protein MPGKRTDFRRFLQLAELFDCLDDVVAWVKDRDGRYQWVNRAFRLNHAFAGRSNGSAEPEAVVGKTDYEVSPPFLADQFRMDDEYVLGGGRIVDRIELVGEPGGGAVWSVTNKIPLFDEHGRVVATAGLTRRLVGREANVATASGLGPVLAFLRDHFAEPIANAQLARIAHLSVRAFERRFQEEFHTTPQKYLRRLRCRLAARALATTRRSLADIAADCGFADQSHFTREFRRQFGRTPRDYRAHYSRRDGFVPNPDASEQEPSREPE from the coding sequence ATGCCCGGTAAACGCACCGATTTCCGACGGTTTCTTCAACTAGCCGAGTTGTTCGACTGCCTGGACGACGTGGTCGCCTGGGTGAAGGACCGCGACGGGAGGTATCAGTGGGTGAACCGGGCATTTCGATTGAACCATGCGTTCGCCGGGCGATCGAACGGCTCGGCGGAACCTGAAGCGGTGGTGGGGAAGACCGACTACGAGGTCTCGCCGCCCTTCCTGGCCGACCAGTTTCGCATGGACGACGAATACGTCCTGGGCGGAGGGAGGATCGTCGACCGGATCGAACTGGTGGGCGAGCCCGGCGGCGGCGCCGTCTGGAGCGTCACGAACAAGATCCCGCTTTTCGACGAACACGGACGCGTCGTGGCGACGGCCGGCCTGACGCGCCGGTTGGTCGGTCGCGAGGCCAACGTGGCGACGGCCTCGGGTCTGGGGCCGGTGCTGGCCTTCCTTCGAGACCACTTCGCCGAGCCCATCGCCAACGCGCAACTGGCCCGAATCGCCCACCTCTCCGTTCGGGCGTTCGAACGTCGGTTCCAGGAGGAGTTCCACACGACTCCTCAAAAGTACCTCCGCCGCCTGCGTTGTCGTCTGGCTGCTCGCGCGCTGGCGACGACCCGTCGATCGTTGGCGGATATCGCCGCGGATTGCGGCTTCGCCGATCAGAGCCACTTCACCCGCGAATTCCGCCGTCAGTTCGGCCGGACGCCTCGCGACTACCGCGCGCACTACTCGCGTCGCGACGGTTTTGTTCCAAACCCTGACGCGAGCGAGCAAGAACCGAGCAGGGAGCCCGAGTAG
- a CDS encoding Gfo/Idh/MocA family protein: protein MRPPLQIDRRTFTQTAMATTAALTTRASAGAVADSVRLGFIGVGNRGCQLLKGFLAHPDARVVALCDVYEPYLNAAYDRIDPRWKPLEGRIAKMPPMPEGVERVADFRRIIDRKDLDAVVIAAPDHWHAIMTIAACRAGKDVYCEKPLSITIQEGRAMVNAAREHQRIVQVGTHRRASRMYAKLAELVQGGSLGKVTGARIGYASNMAPGGIGHASDSAPPEGLDWEMWLGPRPDRPFNPNVLPYKFRWHHLYSSQVGNWGVHYFDLVRWLTGETAPTAVAAIGSRAGVDDDRTIPVSSESIFEHASGMLTQFSLYESNGQPLLADGAEVEIRGTLGTLRANIRGYKIIPEKGGQFQDPKPRREPESGPGDAFDLDVQAARDFLDNVKARKRPIADVDEGHRSTIYAHLANIAMTVRERLTWDSAAERFTGTGADAANALLHYEYRKPWTL, encoded by the coding sequence ATGCGTCCCCCACTCCAGATCGACCGGCGAACCTTCACCCAAACCGCGATGGCGACGACGGCCGCCCTGACGACTCGGGCCTCGGCGGGGGCTGTTGCGGATTCGGTTCGGCTGGGATTCATCGGGGTCGGCAATCGCGGGTGCCAGTTGCTCAAGGGCTTTCTGGCTCATCCCGACGCCAGGGTCGTCGCTCTCTGCGACGTCTATGAGCCCTACCTCAACGCCGCTTACGATCGGATCGATCCCCGCTGGAAGCCATTGGAAGGCCGGATCGCCAAGATGCCGCCGATGCCGGAAGGCGTGGAACGCGTCGCCGACTTTCGCCGGATCATCGACCGCAAGGATCTAGACGCCGTGGTGATCGCGGCCCCGGATCACTGGCACGCGATCATGACCATCGCCGCGTGTCGCGCTGGGAAGGACGTCTACTGCGAGAAGCCCCTATCGATCACCATCCAGGAAGGCCGGGCGATGGTCAACGCCGCCCGCGAGCATCAACGGATCGTCCAGGTAGGAACGCACCGCCGCGCGTCACGGATGTATGCCAAGCTGGCGGAACTCGTACAGGGTGGGTCCCTCGGCAAGGTGACGGGAGCTCGGATCGGTTACGCCTCGAACATGGCCCCGGGGGGGATCGGCCACGCCTCCGACTCCGCGCCGCCGGAGGGGCTCGACTGGGAGATGTGGCTTGGACCTCGCCCCGATCGGCCGTTCAATCCGAACGTGCTGCCCTACAAGTTCCGGTGGCATCACCTTTACTCGTCGCAGGTCGGGAACTGGGGAGTCCACTACTTCGACCTCGTCCGATGGTTGACGGGCGAGACCGCTCCGACCGCCGTGGCGGCGATTGGATCACGCGCGGGGGTCGACGACGATCGAACGATCCCCGTTTCCTCCGAGTCCATCTTCGAGCACGCCAGCGGCATGTTGACGCAGTTCAGCCTCTACGAATCCAACGGCCAGCCGCTGCTCGCGGATGGCGCGGAGGTTGAGATCCGAGGGACGCTGGGTACGCTTCGCGCCAACATTCGGGGGTACAAGATCATCCCCGAGAAGGGGGGGCAGTTTCAGGACCCGAAGCCCCGTCGCGAACCCGAGTCCGGCCCGGGGGACGCCTTCGACCTCGACGTCCAGGCCGCGCGCGATTTTCTCGACAACGTCAAGGCTCGCAAGCGACCGATCGCCGACGTCGACGAGGGGCACCGGTCGACGATCTACGCCCACCTAGCCAACATCGCGATGACCGTCCGCGAACGATTGACCTGGGATTCCGCCGCCGAACGCTTCACCGGGACCGGGGCGGACGCCGCCAATGCGCTGCTTCACTACGAGTACCGCAAGCCCTGGACGCTCTGA